One Triticum dicoccoides isolate Atlit2015 ecotype Zavitan chromosome 4B, WEW_v2.0, whole genome shotgun sequence genomic window carries:
- the LOC119291459 gene encoding inactive protein RESTRICTED TEV MOVEMENT 2-like — translation MAAARTYVDFVPSHDLVEDAAKQTFVVNLPGFKKEHLRVQIDNYGRLRVSGERPLEGGQWSRFRKEFQVPEGCNAGGIRARFEKDGVLHVIMPRLTPLEDAPKSAADHEAEAARHAAAAEEKKRHEEMEEDARKRRAGDEDDYASDDGEGARQPASAGRQAYGFARDRRRSGMVRALLLAVAVALVGVAGLYARYRWMDPSAEAAPADGATVGLSDY, via the exons ATGGCCGCCGCACGGAcctacgtcgacttcgtgccgtcgCACGACCTCGTCGAGGACGCCGCCAAGCAGACCTTCGTCGTCAACCTCCCCG GGTTCAAGAAGGAGCACCTGAGGGTGCAGATCGACAACTACGGCCGGCTGAGGGTCAGCGGCGAGCGGCCGCTCGAGGGCGGCCAGTGGAGCCGCTTCCGCAAGGAGTTCCAGGTCCCCGAGGGCTGCAACGCCGGCGGCATCCGCGCCAGGTTCGAGAAGGACGGCGTCCTCCACGTCATCATGCCCAGGCTCACGCCCCTCGAGGACGCCCCAAAGTCAGCGGCAGACCACGAGGCGGAAGCTGCGCGGCACGCCGCTGCCGCAGAAGAGAAGAAGCGccacgaggagatggaggaggacGCTAGGAAGCGTCGTGCGGGTGACGAGGACGACTACGCCAGCGACGACGGGGAAGGCGCACGCCAGCCGGCGTCTGCCGGCCGGCAGGCGTACGGCTTCGCCAGGGACCGGAGAAGGAGTGGGATGGTGAGGGCACTGCTCCTCGCCGTGGCGGTGGCCTTGGTTGGCGTTGCTGGCCTGTATGCTCGGTACAGGTGGATGGACCCGTCGGCTGAGGCGGCGCCGGCAGATGG